A single region of the Labeo rohita strain BAU-BD-2019 chromosome 3, IGBB_LRoh.1.0, whole genome shotgun sequence genome encodes:
- the ndufab1b gene encoding NADH:ubiquinone oxidoreductase subunit AB1b, whose translation MASRALAYCVRSVARASARLNHGSVLTRSACAPLVSNQRSLSVISCSQRTRWTELVRISGPSVPLCRHYGDLPPLTLENINERVMYVLKLYDKINPEKLQTSSHFMKDLGLDSLDQVEIIMAMEDEFGFEIPDAEAEKLMTPAEIVQYIADKKDVYE comes from the exons ATGGCGTCCCGTGCGCTTGCATACTGTGTGCGCTCCGTCGCTCGCGCCTCTGCAAGGTTAAATCATGGCAGCGTGCTCACAAGATCCGCCTGCGCGCCGCTCGTCTCAAACCAGCGATCGCTCTCTGTTATTTCATGCAGCCAGAGGACGAGGTGGACTGAACTAGTGCGG ATTTCAGGTCCATCTGTTCCTCTCTGTCGGCATTACGGGGATCTTCCACCCCTCACTTTAGAGAACATCAACGAGCGCGTCATGTACGTCCTTAAATTGTATGACAAGATCAATCCAGAGAAG CTGCAAACATCGTCTCATTTCATGAAAGATCTGGGTCTGGACAGCTTGGACCAGGTGGAGATTATAATGGCTATGGAAGATGAGTTTG GATTTGAGATCCCAGATGCGGAGGCCGAGAAGCTTATGACTCCTGCGGAGATCGTACAGTACATTGCAGATAAAAAAGATGTGTATGAGTAG
- the rpusd1 gene encoding RNA pseudouridylate synthase domain-containing protein 1 isoform X2 gives MWYEKQTVQSQLKHRFPELADPGTYYGFRFCHQLDFSTSGALCVALNKAAAGQAYRCFKDRLVTKAYLALVRGTVAEEKMTLEFAIGKNTTEGKTHMMCTEGTEGCENPKPCQTELTVLEYGEYDGDPVTKVLLQPLTGRTHQLRVHCSAIGHPIVGDYTYSLRTDDAPYRMMLHAYFLHIPLEHEPIHVTAPDPFVPTLDSKWEPRRCVNVLEDLLKNILTKPQMEIQEEPEPVNKKSSPVESEEQQAQCQQWLCEWNLD, from the exons ATGTGGTATGAGAAACAGACTGTCCAGAGTCAGCTGAAACATCGCTTCCCAGAGCTTGCAGATCCTGGCACCTACTATGGCTTCAG GTTTTGCCATCAACTGGATTTCTCCACAAGTGGTGCTTTGTGTGTAGCACTGAACAAGGCAGCAGCAGGGCAGGCATACCGCTGTTTTAAAGACAGGCTTGTTACCAAAGCTTATCTCGCTCTG GTTCGTGGCACTGTGGCTGAGGAGAAAATGACCCTGGAATTTGCGATCGGCAAGAACACGACAGAGGGCAAGACTCATATGATGTGCACTGAAGGAACAGAAG GTTGTGAGAATCCTAAGCCTTGTCAAACCGAGCTTACAGTTTTAGAGTATGGAGAATATGACGGAGATCCAGTCACAAAAGTGCTTCTGCAGCCTCTGACAG GACGGACGCACCAGCTCCGAGTTCACTGCAGTGCTATTGGTCACCCCATAGTGGGAGACTACACTTACAGTCTACGCACAGACGATGCTCCGTATCGCATGATGCTGCACGCCTACTTCTTGCACATCCCACTAGAGCATGAACCCATCCACGTCACAGCCCCAGATCCCTTTGTACCCACCCTCGACTCCAAATGGGAACCACGAAGATGTGTGAATGTTCTGGAGGACTTACTGAAGAATATTTTGACAAAACCACAAATGGAAATCCAAGAAGAACCAGAGCCAGTGAACAAAAAGAGCAGCCCAGTGGAGAGTGAGGAGCAGCAGGCACAGTGTCAGCAGTGGTTATGTGAATGGAATCTGGACTGA
- the rpusd1 gene encoding RNA pseudouridylate synthase domain-containing protein 1 isoform X1, whose translation MEPASLENLCVLYHSANYIVVNKHWDIRIDSKMWYEKQTVQSQLKHRFPELADPGTYYGFRFCHQLDFSTSGALCVALNKAAAGQAYRCFKDRLVTKAYLALVRGTVAEEKMTLEFAIGKNTTEGKTHMMCTEGTEGCENPKPCQTELTVLEYGEYDGDPVTKVLLQPLTGRTHQLRVHCSAIGHPIVGDYTYSLRTDDAPYRMMLHAYFLHIPLEHEPIHVTAPDPFVPTLDSKWEPRRCVNVLEDLLKNILTKPQMEIQEEPEPVNKKSSPVESEEQQAQCQQWLCEWNLD comes from the exons ATGGAGCCTGCGAGCCTGGAGAACTTGTGTGTTTTGTACCACAGCGCAAACTATATAGTTGTCAACAAACACTGGGACATCCGGATTGACAGCAAAATGTGGTATGAGAAACAGACTGTCCAGAGTCAGCTGAAACATCGCTTCCCAGAGCTTGCAGATCCTGGCACCTACTATGGCTTCAG GTTTTGCCATCAACTGGATTTCTCCACAAGTGGTGCTTTGTGTGTAGCACTGAACAAGGCAGCAGCAGGGCAGGCATACCGCTGTTTTAAAGACAGGCTTGTTACCAAAGCTTATCTCGCTCTG GTTCGTGGCACTGTGGCTGAGGAGAAAATGACCCTGGAATTTGCGATCGGCAAGAACACGACAGAGGGCAAGACTCATATGATGTGCACTGAAGGAACAGAAG GTTGTGAGAATCCTAAGCCTTGTCAAACCGAGCTTACAGTTTTAGAGTATGGAGAATATGACGGAGATCCAGTCACAAAAGTGCTTCTGCAGCCTCTGACAG GACGGACGCACCAGCTCCGAGTTCACTGCAGTGCTATTGGTCACCCCATAGTGGGAGACTACACTTACAGTCTACGCACAGACGATGCTCCGTATCGCATGATGCTGCACGCCTACTTCTTGCACATCCCACTAGAGCATGAACCCATCCACGTCACAGCCCCAGATCCCTTTGTACCCACCCTCGACTCCAAATGGGAACCACGAAGATGTGTGAATGTTCTGGAGGACTTACTGAAGAATATTTTGACAAAACCACAAATGGAAATCCAAGAAGAACCAGAGCCAGTGAACAAAAAGAGCAGCCCAGTGGAGAGTGAGGAGCAGCAGGCACAGTGTCAGCAGTGGTTATGTGAATGGAATCTGGACTGA